In the genome of Carnobacterium pleistocenium FTR1, one region contains:
- a CDS encoding thiolase family protein encodes MQEAYIVAYGRSAVARGKKDGAYFYDRPEDIAAQVLKGVIDRVEGDFDPTLIEDVIVGCSTPEGLQGNNIARAIALRSGLPETVAGQTVNRFCSSGLQTIATAANAIIAGQAEVLAAGGIEFMSSTQMGGSEPSNSPYLQEHGPKIAVPMGMTAENVAEKYHVSRNEQDQFSVESHQKAHNAQTAGRFKDEIIPVEIHRVKTTGDNVEVTTEMFDQDEGIRPNTTLDVLGKLRTVFKADGSVTAGTSSQVSDGAGFVILMSGDKVKELGVKPIARFISFNVAGVDPKFMGIGPVYAIPKALKLAGMELEDIDLIEFNEAFAAQAIASMNELGMNRDIVNVNGGGIALGHPLGATGAILTAKLLGEMAKRPETKYGMVTMCIGMGMGAAGIFEYLR; translated from the coding sequence ATGCAAGAAGCTTATATCGTAGCATATGGAAGATCAGCTGTAGCGAGAGGAAAAAAAGACGGAGCCTATTTTTATGATCGGCCCGAAGATATCGCTGCTCAAGTTTTAAAAGGGGTTATCGATAGAGTGGAAGGGGATTTCGACCCGACTCTTATTGAAGATGTGATCGTTGGGTGTTCAACTCCAGAAGGGCTCCAAGGGAACAATATCGCGCGTGCTATTGCTCTTAGAAGTGGGTTGCCTGAAACAGTGGCCGGTCAAACGGTGAACCGCTTCTGTTCTTCAGGACTTCAAACGATTGCTACTGCAGCCAACGCAATCATAGCTGGTCAAGCAGAAGTATTAGCAGCAGGTGGCATCGAGTTTATGAGTTCGACCCAAATGGGTGGAAGCGAGCCATCAAATAGCCCGTATTTGCAAGAACATGGACCGAAAATCGCTGTCCCAATGGGCATGACGGCAGAAAATGTCGCTGAAAAATACCATGTTTCAAGAAATGAACAAGATCAATTTAGTGTAGAAAGTCACCAAAAAGCACATAATGCTCAAACAGCCGGACGGTTTAAAGATGAAATCATTCCAGTAGAGATCCATCGGGTCAAAACGACTGGGGACAATGTGGAAGTGACAACCGAAATGTTTGATCAAGATGAAGGGATTCGTCCGAACACAACGCTAGATGTTCTTGGGAAGTTGCGCACTGTTTTTAAAGCAGATGGCAGTGTAACAGCTGGAACGTCCTCTCAAGTGAGTGATGGAGCTGGATTTGTTATCTTAATGTCTGGTGATAAAGTAAAAGAATTGGGGGTCAAACCAATTGCCCGCTTTATCTCCTTCAACGTTGCAGGGGTCGATCCTAAATTTATGGGCATCGGACCAGTGTATGCCATTCCTAAGGCTTTGAAGTTGGCTGGAATGGAACTAGAAGACATCGACTTGATTGAATTCAACGAAGCCTTTGCGGCACAAGCGATCGCTTCGATGAATGAATTGGGCATGAACCGTGACATCGTGAACGTCAACGGAGGAGGCATTGCGTTAGGTCATCCACTAGGAGCAACGGGAGCCATTTTAACGGCCAAATTATTGGGCGAAATGGCGAAACGTCCTGAAACCAAATACGGTATGGTCACTATGTGTATCGGAATGGGTATGGGAGCGGCCGGAATTTTTGAATATTTAAGATAA
- a CDS encoding LysR family transcriptional regulator, producing MKLDIAQLNYFIAIVDAKLNLTLAAQNIHVTQSALSQFIINFEREEELQLFHRKNGRLTGLTPSGEKLYEKALEIVDKYDDLHEMLKQEAQIQQGTIRVGISTIILRLFFTKFIPKFMMKNPGIKIDIVEANNEELVIMLNENRIHAAVLDDPTKLHQDKFEKHILALSEVTAFMHPNHPLTKEEKLDWRMLDNQYVATFNKGFATHTMVMDKLKKVKSQTKVLITSDSWDYMVESTTRTNLVALLPSANFKKYYNYLDNIGVVEKHFNDPITYTTVLCFPVKKKYSSIEKFVYDSFTNEFPD from the coding sequence ATGAAGTTAGACATTGCACAGCTTAATTATTTTATTGCCATTGTCGATGCAAAGTTAAATCTGACGTTGGCTGCACAAAATATTCACGTGACTCAATCCGCACTAAGCCAATTCATCATCAATTTTGAAAGAGAAGAGGAATTACAGCTTTTCCATCGTAAAAATGGTCGTTTGACCGGATTGACACCGAGTGGGGAAAAACTGTATGAAAAGGCATTAGAAATAGTCGATAAATATGATGATCTTCATGAAATGTTGAAACAAGAAGCGCAAATTCAACAAGGAACGATCAGAGTAGGGATCTCCACGATTATTCTGCGATTGTTTTTCACCAAATTTATTCCAAAATTCATGATGAAAAATCCCGGAATTAAAATTGATATCGTCGAAGCAAATAATGAAGAATTAGTCATTATGCTGAACGAGAATCGCATTCATGCAGCTGTATTGGATGATCCGACTAAATTGCATCAAGATAAATTTGAAAAACACATATTGGCTTTAAGTGAAGTGACCGCTTTTATGCACCCCAATCATCCATTGACTAAAGAAGAAAAGTTGGACTGGAGAATGTTAGACAACCAGTACGTAGCAACATTTAATAAAGGTTTTGCGACACATACGATGGTGATGGACAAATTAAAAAAAGTGAAATCCCAGACAAAAGTATTGATTACGTCTGATTCTTGGGATTACATGGTTGAATCCACAACGCGTACTAATCTGGTTGCGTTACTGCCTTCAGCTAATTTTAAAAAGTATTACAATTATTTAGACAATATCGGAGTAGTCGAAAAACACTTCAATGATCCAATCACCTATACGACTGTCTTGTGTTTTCCGGTAAAAAAGAAGTATAGCAGTATAGAGAAGTTTGTATACGATTCTTTTACCAATGAATTCCCAGATTAG